A DNA window from Methylocystis heyeri contains the following coding sequences:
- a CDS encoding dCTP deaminase domain-containing protein codes for MSFWSGEKLAANPAVVSDFSIDQVDVNAYNLRMGNCYFRTAESAAGKEQKKTFLSAGEAFIIPPGQFAYLLSREAVNVPDNAMAFISMRTGVKFKGLINVSGFHVDPGYEGKLIYAVYNAGPSQVQICEGDAVFKIWFCDLDHRSGEQYLFRGSARNDISSDLISGMSKEIYSLQSLADKMRDLEASINTKLAEQKPIIDNLTFVWRAVIVGVIGAVLLAVLTLAWQNSVGDFHVRNQRTQSVQ; via the coding sequence ATGAGCTTCTGGAGCGGCGAGAAACTTGCTGCGAACCCCGCCGTAGTAAGTGATTTTTCTATCGATCAGGTTGACGTGAACGCGTACAACTTGCGCATGGGAAACTGTTACTTTCGCACAGCCGAGAGTGCGGCAGGGAAAGAGCAAAAAAAGACGTTCTTGTCAGCAGGCGAAGCTTTTATCATACCGCCTGGGCAGTTTGCATACCTTCTTTCCCGAGAGGCTGTAAATGTCCCAGACAACGCGATGGCTTTCATATCAATGCGTACCGGAGTCAAGTTCAAGGGCTTGATTAATGTCTCCGGGTTCCACGTTGATCCGGGCTACGAGGGCAAGCTGATCTACGCAGTATATAATGCTGGCCCTTCTCAAGTGCAAATATGTGAGGGAGACGCTGTCTTCAAAATTTGGTTTTGCGACCTAGATCATCGGTCTGGTGAGCAATACCTGTTCAGAGGATCAGCGCGAAACGACATAAGTAGTGATCTGATAAGCGGAATGAGTAAAGAGATATATTCGCTGCAAAGTTTAGCAGATAAAATGAGAGATTTGGAAGCAAGTATAAACACAAAGCTTGCAGAGCAGAAGCCGATAATCGATAATCTTACCTTCGTGTGGCGCGCGGTTATAGTGGGCGTTATTGGGGCTGTGTTGCTTGCTGTTCTAACCTTGGCTTGGCAAAACTCAGTTGGAGATTTTCATGTTAGGAATCAGCGAACTCAATCTGTGCAGTAG
- the hemC gene encoding hydroxymethylbilane synthase encodes MTTPPLRIGTRGSPLALAQTHMTRALLARSLGVAEDSIAIEIIRTTGDVIQDRALSESGGKGLFTKELDSALIAGGIDLAVHSSKDLPTHLPTEIIVAGYLPREDVRDVFIGRGGMKLAELPQGATVGTASLRRAAQVKRLRPDIKTALLRGNVETRLKKVESGEFDGTLLAYAGLKRLGLADRATELLPLESFLPAAGQGAIGITCRADDAKTRAALAPILDAATGFALAAERSFLAVLDGSCRTPIAAYARLEGENLVFSGEVLRSDGGEVFSSSHSGLPVDAALIGYHAGHDILRRLPHGVAGLA; translated from the coding sequence ATGACCACCCCACCCCTACGCATCGGCACGCGCGGCAGCCCGCTCGCGCTGGCGCAAACCCATATGACCCGGGCTTTGCTGGCGCGGTCGCTGGGCGTCGCCGAAGACAGCATCGCCATCGAGATCATCCGCACCACCGGCGACGTGATTCAGGATCGCGCGCTATCGGAATCGGGCGGCAAGGGGCTTTTCACCAAGGAGCTCGACTCCGCGCTGATCGCCGGAGGCATCGACCTCGCCGTTCATTCCTCCAAGGATCTGCCGACGCATCTGCCCACGGAGATTATCGTCGCGGGCTATTTGCCGCGCGAGGATGTCCGCGACGTCTTCATCGGCCGCGGCGGCATGAAACTGGCGGAGCTGCCCCAGGGCGCGACGGTCGGCACGGCGTCGCTGCGCCGCGCCGCCCAGGTCAAGCGCCTGCGGCCCGACATCAAGACCGCGCTGCTGCGCGGCAATGTCGAAACAAGACTGAAAAAGGTGGAGAGCGGCGAATTCGACGGCACGCTGCTGGCCTATGCCGGGCTCAAGCGGCTCGGGCTCGCCGACAGGGCCACAGAACTTCTGCCATTGGAAAGCTTCCTGCCGGCCGCCGGCCAGGGCGCCATCGGGATCACCTGCCGCGCCGACGACGCCAAAACCCGCGCTGCGCTCGCCCCCATTCTGGACGCGGCCACGGGTTTTGCGCTCGCGGCGGAGCGCTCCTTCCTCGCCGTGCTCGACGGCTCCTGCCGCACGCCGATCGCCGCCTACGCCCGGCTGGAAGGCGAGAATCTGGTCTTCTCCGGCGAGGTGCTGCGCAGCGACGGCGGCGAGGTTTTCTCCTCCAGCCACAGCGGGCTCCCCGTGGACGCCGCCCTGATCGGCTACCATGCCGGCCACGACATATTGCGCCGCCTGCCCCACGGCGTCGCGGGGCTGGCGTGA
- a CDS encoding MFS transporter, whose product MTHTPAITKLADPYRWTALALATWAQVAGCFLMQGLGALGPQMQRAMGLNAAKIGLLSSSAQLAPIIGLLVAGELLDRFSERLIVGLGAAMVSASIFAASRAESYTALLACLVVASIGYSSVQPGGGKAVASWFAPNQRGLAMGVRQAGLPLGAALGTLILPAVAQLRDWRGAFALGALVALLGGLSFAALYRAPAEGAPRLAEFPPLSERLALLRLPGMRRILLPGVTLVSLQFALSVYLPLDVRDRFALPAETGVAALFAAQAAGAVGRIVLAFWSDHSDHGRYFPLQASMAALVAGTAAYVALPAASPALLYALALWLGFFGFGWYGPWIALVSETAPPGRIGFMIGLVMAVNQIAVVLAPPLFGWLRDASGSFVFGWLLLTAASAAALAITRRG is encoded by the coding sequence GTGACCCACACCCCGGCGATCACAAAACTTGCCGATCCCTACCGCTGGACCGCGCTCGCGCTTGCGACCTGGGCCCAGGTCGCCGGCTGTTTTCTCATGCAGGGGCTCGGCGCTCTGGGACCTCAGATGCAACGCGCCATGGGGTTGAACGCCGCCAAAATCGGCCTGTTGAGTTCATCGGCCCAGCTCGCGCCCATCATCGGATTGCTGGTCGCCGGCGAGTTGCTCGACCGTTTCAGCGAGCGCCTGATCGTCGGTCTCGGGGCGGCGATGGTCTCAGCTTCGATCTTCGCGGCCTCGCGCGCGGAGAGCTATACGGCGCTGCTCGCCTGTCTGGTTGTCGCCAGCATCGGCTATTCCTCGGTTCAGCCCGGGGGCGGGAAGGCGGTGGCTTCCTGGTTCGCGCCCAATCAGCGCGGCCTCGCCATGGGCGTTCGCCAGGCCGGCCTGCCGCTCGGGGCGGCGCTGGGGACGCTAATTCTCCCCGCGGTCGCGCAGCTGCGGGATTGGCGCGGCGCTTTCGCTCTCGGCGCCTTGGTGGCGCTGCTCGGGGGCCTGAGCTTTGCGGCTCTTTATCGGGCGCCGGCGGAGGGCGCGCCGCGGCTGGCGGAATTCCCGCCCTTGAGCGAACGCCTCGCTCTGTTGCGCCTGCCGGGCATGAGGCGCATCCTTCTTCCCGGCGTCACGCTGGTTTCGCTGCAATTTGCGCTCAGCGTCTATCTGCCGCTCGATGTGCGGGATCGTTTCGCCCTGCCTGCGGAAACCGGGGTCGCTGCGCTTTTCGCCGCCCAAGCCGCCGGAGCCGTGGGACGCATCGTGCTCGCCTTTTGGAGCGACCACAGCGACCACGGCCGTTATTTTCCTTTGCAGGCCAGCATGGCCGCCCTCGTCGCCGGAACCGCGGCCTATGTGGCGCTGCCGGCGGCTTCGCCGGCGCTGCTTTATGCGCTGGCGCTGTGGCTCGGTTTCTTCGGCTTCGGCTGGTATGGCCCCTGGATCGCGCTGGTCAGCGAGACCGCGCCGCCGGGGCGGATCGGCTTCATGATCGGACTGGTCATGGCGGTGAACCAGATCGCCGTCGTCCTGGCGCCGCCTCTGTTCGGCTGGCTGCGGGACGCTTCGGGAAGCTTCGTCTTCGGTTGGCTTCTTTTGACGGCGGCGAGCGCCGCCGCGCTGGCGATCACGCGGCGGGGCTAG
- a CDS encoding alkaline phosphatase family protein has protein sequence MKHILRHGLLGLAVGGAVFACVPPAGAAVTGNLLVNGHAEAHLCTDDWTAQTPTPGWTVVRGAASVACWSGFSYMNEVPVLPTGGSPGKALFASPGIDTSIEQIVDVSAAAEAIDKGQVAFSLSGWLGGWRDRPEHAVLTAIFLHDDRRAAGAPVVVAGAGPEARHQKTALLQRAAQGMVPPGTRQIAVSVDFPSGMSSFQNAFADNLSLTLSGDVRALAAAPPQEPKEPKGMTPPLDHVYVVMMENTNYADIVHDDGRSASIDERMPFLASLARRGVLLTDMWAAYHPSDQNYVAMVAGNTYKFGPVYYPNYDLSATHLGDLLDAQRRSWSAYVQNMKAPCNLNSDPSGAGWYAPDDQPFAQFHNVIANPARCQATMRDLTDFQGAIAAGGKLPNFAWIAADGWWDGEGAWQDNFDVGVSLQRQDQFLQSTFAPLLASPEWRGSRSLLVVTWDESLGWGWPDNHIATVLVGSPGLLREGAIDRTHYDAYGVLRTIESAFRLPGFDRFDRYATPLNSVFKDEDEQRPHARPANPIPSPALATRGAIAETFGRVATPASAERGQKFVLIAPDDIANTAAVLAPLGRAPDEDAPRFAFDAKGAATIPTEGLAPGYYGAWRVDRADGRPVRAPIPLRVLPSPQVGPRTPGVEIVDAPRADGGTKAIFVREGANTLVRYCRPNNAAAGDAWIGVFPAGTTPDQLTQANALSIGYWLKTPAEGGGPCGEAMASASELPVNAVYNIYLLTNTGAAGVPIGRSDSFTVTPALPH, from the coding sequence ATGAAACATATTTTGCGCCACGGGCTGCTCGGCCTTGCCGTGGGAGGCGCAGTCTTCGCCTGCGTTCCGCCTGCGGGCGCGGCCGTCACAGGCAATCTTCTGGTCAACGGCCACGCCGAGGCGCATCTTTGCACGGACGACTGGACTGCGCAGACGCCGACGCCGGGCTGGACCGTCGTTCGGGGCGCGGCAAGCGTCGCGTGCTGGTCGGGTTTTAGCTACATGAACGAGGTTCCGGTCCTTCCGACGGGCGGATCGCCGGGCAAGGCGCTGTTCGCTTCGCCGGGAATCGATACGTCGATCGAGCAGATCGTGGACGTCTCGGCCGCTGCCGAAGCCATCGACAAAGGACAGGTGGCTTTTTCGCTGTCGGGCTGGCTCGGCGGCTGGCGCGACCGCCCCGAGCACGCCGTGCTGACCGCGATCTTCCTCCATGACGACAGGCGGGCTGCTGGAGCGCCGGTCGTGGTGGCCGGCGCTGGCCCCGAGGCGCGCCATCAGAAGACAGCGCTGCTACAGCGCGCCGCGCAGGGAATGGTGCCGCCGGGCACGCGCCAAATCGCCGTCAGCGTCGATTTCCCGAGCGGCATGAGCTCGTTCCAGAACGCTTTCGCCGACAATCTGAGCCTGACGCTCTCGGGCGATGTCCGCGCGCTGGCTGCGGCGCCGCCGCAAGAGCCGAAAGAGCCGAAGGGCATGACGCCGCCGCTCGACCATGTCTATGTCGTGATGATGGAGAACACGAACTACGCCGACATCGTGCATGACGACGGCCGCTCCGCTTCGATCGATGAGCGCATGCCGTTCCTGGCCTCGCTGGCGCGTCGGGGTGTGCTGCTGACGGATATGTGGGCCGCCTACCATCCGAGCGATCAGAATTATGTCGCGATGGTCGCCGGCAATACGTACAAATTTGGGCCGGTCTATTACCCCAACTATGATCTGTCGGCGACGCATCTCGGCGACCTGCTCGACGCGCAGCGGCGCTCATGGAGCGCCTATGTCCAGAACATGAAGGCGCCGTGCAACCTCAATAGCGATCCGTCGGGCGCCGGCTGGTATGCGCCGGACGACCAGCCGTTCGCGCAGTTCCACAATGTCATCGCCAACCCGGCCCGCTGCCAGGCGACGATGCGCGATCTGACCGATTTCCAGGGCGCGATCGCGGCCGGCGGCAAGCTCCCGAATTTCGCATGGATCGCCGCCGACGGGTGGTGGGACGGCGAAGGCGCTTGGCAGGACAACTTCGACGTGGGTGTGTCGTTGCAGCGGCAGGACCAGTTCCTGCAATCCACATTCGCCCCGCTTCTGGCGTCGCCTGAATGGAGAGGATCGCGCTCGCTGCTGGTCGTGACCTGGGACGAGAGCCTGGGTTGGGGCTGGCCCGACAACCACATTGCAACGGTCCTGGTGGGCTCGCCCGGCCTGCTGCGCGAGGGCGCGATCGATCGCACGCATTACGACGCCTACGGCGTGCTTCGCACCATCGAGTCCGCCTTCAGGCTACCCGGCTTCGATCGCTTTGACCGATACGCTACGCCGCTGAATTCCGTGTTCAAGGACGAAGACGAGCAACGGCCTCATGCCCGCCCGGCCAACCCGATCCCCTCACCGGCGCTGGCGACGCGTGGCGCGATCGCCGAGACCTTCGGCCGGGTCGCGACGCCCGCCTCGGCCGAGCGCGGGCAGAAGTTCGTATTGATCGCCCCGGACGACATCGCCAATACGGCGGCCGTGCTGGCGCCGCTCGGCCGAGCGCCGGATGAGGACGCTCCGCGGTTCGCGTTCGACGCAAAGGGAGCCGCGACCATCCCGACCGAGGGCCTGGCTCCGGGCTATTACGGCGCCTGGCGTGTCGATAGAGCCGACGGCCGGCCAGTGCGCGCGCCTATCCCACTGCGCGTTCTTCCTTCGCCGCAGGTCGGTCCGCGCACGCCCGGGGTCGAGATCGTCGACGCCCCCCGGGCCGACGGCGGGACCAAGGCGATCTTCGTGCGCGAGGGCGCCAACACGCTGGTCCGCTACTGCCGCCCCAACAATGCCGCTGCGGGCGATGCCTGGATCGGCGTCTTCCCGGCCGGAACGACGCCGGATCAGCTGACGCAGGCGAATGCGCTCAGCATCGGCTATTGGCTGAAGACGCCGGCAGAGGGCGGCGGCCCGTGCGGCGAGGCGATGGCTTCAGCCTCCGAACTACCGGTGAACGCCGTCTACAATATCTACTTGCTGACGAACACCGGCGCCGCCGGCGTTCCGATCGGCCGCAGCGACTCCTTTACCGTGACGCCGGCGCTGCCGCACTGA
- a CDS encoding uracil-DNA glycosylase, whose amino-acid sequence MRSQEREVEKFIGHIAALRFDDVFNPYSDVCVAQDIPDAAGIRRRNLSLVLNAALTHGVESIWIARDLGYLGGRRTGLALTDEAHLGAHADLFGGALPLARATKGPAVAERTATIVWQVLNELQRPIFLWNVFPLHPHQAGNPFSNRCHSRFERQACRPLLIWLLETLRPKSIIAIGRDAERGLAELEVSAEKIRHPSYGGKREFVEGMHSRFGLAQGRRLL is encoded by the coding sequence ATGAGATCCCAAGAGCGCGAGGTCGAGAAGTTCATCGGGCATATCGCCGCACTCAGGTTCGATGACGTTTTCAACCCTTATTCCGACGTTTGCGTTGCTCAGGATATTCCAGATGCCGCGGGAATTCGAAGGCGCAACTTATCTCTGGTTTTAAACGCAGCGCTCACCCATGGCGTTGAGTCGATTTGGATCGCGCGCGATCTTGGCTACCTTGGCGGCCGGCGCACCGGCCTCGCTTTAACCGATGAAGCCCACCTCGGCGCACATGCCGATTTGTTCGGGGGTGCCTTGCCGCTGGCTCGGGCGACCAAGGGGCCTGCAGTAGCCGAGCGAACTGCAACGATTGTTTGGCAAGTTCTAAACGAACTTCAACGACCTATCTTCCTTTGGAACGTGTTTCCACTGCATCCACATCAGGCTGGCAACCCATTTTCGAACCGCTGCCATAGCCGCTTCGAACGCCAAGCCTGCCGACCGTTGTTGATTTGGCTTTTGGAGACCTTACGACCAAAATCCATAATCGCGATTGGCCGCGATGCAGAGCGGGGGCTCGCTGAACTGGAAGTCAGCGCCGAAAAAATTCGTCATCCGAGCTACGGTGGAAAAAGGGAGTTCGTAGAGGGGATGCACTCTCGCTTTGGGTTGGCGCAAGGCAGACGACTACTCTGA
- a CDS encoding uroporphyrinogen-III synthase, producing MRRVLVLRARDDAGRTAARLREMGFEPVLSPVLEPARLEVSLPEGPFDAALVTSARGVERLPPPKDLWETPLHAVGARTAKAAEAQGWRTYIVAGKAAALLALLKARYRAPARFLYLAGRDRKEDLESGLRAAGHEVVVVETYEAQAAKALSAEALAAIAGGELKAVLHYSRRSAEIFLALAREAGVLERLREVPQLALSADVAAPLERELGVKPLIAATPDESALLGLLATLKQA from the coding sequence GTGAGGCGCGTCCTCGTCCTTCGTGCGCGCGACGATGCCGGGCGCACGGCGGCGAGGCTGCGCGAAATGGGCTTCGAGCCGGTTCTTTCCCCCGTGCTGGAGCCGGCGCGTCTCGAAGTCTCTCTTCCCGAGGGGCCTTTCGACGCCGCGCTCGTTACCAGCGCCAGAGGCGTCGAACGCCTACCGCCGCCCAAGGATCTGTGGGAGACGCCGCTCCACGCAGTCGGCGCGCGCACGGCGAAAGCCGCAGAGGCGCAAGGCTGGCGGACCTATATCGTCGCCGGCAAGGCAGCGGCTCTGCTGGCGCTTCTCAAGGCCCGCTATCGCGCCCCGGCGCGCTTCCTTTATCTCGCCGGACGAGACCGCAAGGAGGATCTGGAATCCGGCCTGCGCGCGGCGGGGCATGAGGTTGTGGTGGTGGAGACCTATGAAGCGCAGGCGGCGAAGGCGCTGTCTGCGGAAGCGCTTGCCGCCATCGCCGGCGGCGAACTCAAAGCCGTGTTGCATTACTCCCGGCGCAGCGCCGAGATTTTTTTGGCCCTCGCGCGCGAGGCCGGTGTTTTGGAGCGCCTGCGCGAAGTTCCGCAGCTTGCGCTTTCCGCCGATGTCGCCGCACCACTGGAGCGCGAGCTGGGCGTGAAGCCGCTCATCGCCGCCACGCCGGACGAGAGCGCATTGCTGGGATTGCTCGCGACGCTGAAGCAAGCTTGA